One window of Trinickia caryophylli genomic DNA carries:
- a CDS encoding alpha-E domain-containing protein — MLSRTADHLFWMARYTERAENTARMLDANYQMSLLPQSDDYAALGWRAMLSISELAGIYAAGHPSMTSRDVIAFMSSDRDNLSSIVSCLRASRENARAVRGSITTELWETLNTTWLESQRMLADGVLERDPCEFFEWVKFRSHLSRGVQLGTMVKDEAFYFMRLGIFLERADNTARILDVKYEMLEQRGGALAQPLAQSLDYYHWAAVLRSVSGFEVYRKVYRDVITPERVASLLISFADWPRSLAASLDEVRQILARVRNPRSTEAEAMAAGLHAHVCASPIGEILRAGLHAWLTDFLARVNDLGSCISREFLVPLAPEPAPMMMQSAHAA; from the coding sequence ATGCTGAGCCGAACCGCCGACCATCTCTTCTGGATGGCCCGCTACACCGAGCGCGCCGAAAACACGGCCCGCATGCTCGATGCCAACTATCAGATGTCGCTGCTGCCGCAATCGGACGACTATGCCGCCCTCGGCTGGCGCGCCATGCTGTCGATCTCCGAGCTGGCCGGCATCTACGCGGCAGGGCATCCGAGCATGACTAGCCGCGATGTCATCGCCTTCATGTCGAGCGACCGCGACAACCTCTCTTCGATCGTGAGCTGCCTGCGCGCCTCGCGCGAGAATGCGCGCGCCGTGCGCGGCTCGATCACGACCGAGCTGTGGGAAACGCTCAATACGACCTGGCTCGAATCGCAGCGCATGCTCGCGGATGGCGTGCTCGAGCGCGATCCCTGCGAGTTCTTCGAATGGGTCAAGTTCCGCTCGCATCTGTCGCGCGGTGTGCAGCTCGGCACCATGGTCAAGGACGAAGCGTTTTATTTCATGCGGCTCGGGATCTTTCTCGAGCGGGCCGACAACACGGCCCGTATTCTCGACGTCAAGTACGAGATGCTCGAGCAGCGCGGCGGCGCGCTCGCGCAGCCGCTTGCCCAATCGCTCGATTACTACCATTGGGCGGCGGTGTTGCGCTCGGTGTCCGGCTTCGAGGTCTATCGCAAGGTGTATCGCGACGTCATCACGCCCGAACGCGTCGCGAGCCTGCTGATCTCGTTCGCCGACTGGCCGCGCTCGCTCGCGGCGAGCCTCGACGAGGTACGGCAGATCCTCGCGCGGGTGCGCAACCCGCGTTCCACAGAGGCCGAGGCGATGGCAGCGGGGCTGCACGCGCACGTGTGCGCGTCGCCGATCGGGGAGATCCTGCGCGCGGGCCTGCACGCCTGGCTCACCGATTTTCTCGCGCGCGTGAACGATCTCGGCAGCTGCATCAGCCGCGAGTTCCTCGTGCCGCTCGCGCCGGAGCCCGCGCCCATGATGATGCAGTCCGCGCACGCGGCATGA
- a CDS encoding circularly permuted type 2 ATP-grasp protein, translating into MKQAFFSEMFERSGLDTAGVPPAAFQSCGDPRLHYREFFAWMSAQSEQQIRNKRAEADLNFRRVGITFAVYGAKDETGVGTERTIPFDVIPRIFPAHEWAALERGLRQRVGALNRFIHDIYHEQAIVRAGVIPAEQILANGQYRPQMKGVDVARDIYAHIAGIDIVRAGEGEFYVLEDNLRVPSGVSYMLENRKMMMRLFPDLFARNRVAPVAHYPDLLLDTLRAAAPQGTEDPTIVVLTPGMYNSAYFEHAFLAQQMGVELVEGQDLFVEKGLVYMRTTQGPQRVDVIYRRVDDDFLDPEVFRPDSTLGAAGLVAAYRAGNVTLANAIGTGVADDKSIYPYVPDMVRFYLGEEPILNNVPTWMCRRHEDLRYVLDHLPELVVKETHGAGGYGMLVGPASSAAEIEAFRAALVANPDKYIAQPTLALSTCPTYVEAGIAPRHIDLRPFVLSGSEVRMVPGGLTRVALREGSLVVNSSQGGGTKDTWVLEQ; encoded by the coding sequence ATGAAGCAAGCCTTCTTCAGCGAAATGTTCGAACGCAGTGGCCTCGACACCGCGGGTGTCCCGCCGGCCGCGTTTCAGTCGTGCGGCGATCCCCGTCTGCATTACCGCGAGTTCTTTGCCTGGATGTCGGCGCAAAGCGAGCAGCAGATCCGCAACAAGCGGGCGGAAGCCGACCTCAATTTCAGGCGCGTGGGCATCACGTTCGCCGTCTACGGCGCCAAGGACGAAACGGGTGTCGGCACCGAGCGCACGATTCCGTTCGACGTCATTCCGCGCATTTTCCCGGCGCACGAATGGGCCGCGCTCGAGCGTGGCCTGCGCCAGCGCGTCGGCGCACTCAACCGGTTCATCCACGACATCTACCACGAGCAGGCCATCGTACGCGCCGGCGTCATTCCGGCCGAGCAGATCCTCGCGAACGGTCAGTACCGCCCGCAGATGAAAGGCGTGGACGTCGCGCGGGACATTTACGCGCACATCGCGGGCATCGACATCGTGCGAGCGGGCGAGGGCGAGTTCTACGTGCTCGAGGACAATCTGCGCGTGCCCTCGGGCGTCTCCTACATGCTCGAGAACCGCAAGATGATGATGCGGCTCTTTCCCGATCTCTTCGCGCGAAACCGCGTGGCGCCGGTGGCCCACTATCCCGATTTGCTGCTCGACACGCTGCGCGCGGCCGCGCCCCAGGGCACCGAGGATCCGACCATCGTCGTGCTCACGCCGGGCATGTACAACTCGGCCTATTTCGAGCATGCGTTTCTCGCGCAGCAGATGGGCGTCGAGCTTGTCGAGGGGCAGGATCTCTTCGTCGAGAAGGGGCTCGTCTACATGCGCACGACGCAGGGGCCGCAGCGCGTGGATGTCATTTACCGCCGCGTCGACGACGATTTTCTCGACCCCGAAGTGTTCCGACCGGATTCGACGCTCGGCGCGGCCGGGCTCGTTGCGGCCTATCGCGCCGGCAACGTGACGCTCGCCAATGCGATCGGCACAGGCGTGGCCGACGACAAGTCGATCTATCCGTACGTGCCCGACATGGTGCGCTTTTATCTCGGCGAAGAGCCCATTCTCAACAACGTGCCTACCTGGATGTGCCGCAGGCACGAGGACTTGCGCTACGTGCTCGACCATCTGCCCGAACTCGTCGTGAAGGAAACGCACGGTGCGGGCGGCTACGGCATGCTCGTCGGTCCAGCCTCGAGCGCGGCCGAGATCGAGGCGTTTCGCGCCGCACTCGTCGCGAATCCCGACAAGTACATCGCGCAGCCCACGCTCGCGCTTTCGACTTGCCCCACCTACGTGGAGGCCGGCATCGCGCCCCGCCATATCGATCTGCGGCCCTTCGTGCTGTCCGGCAGCGAAGTGCGCATGGTTCCGGGCGGGCTTACGCGCGTTGCGCTGCGCGAAGGCTCGCTCGTCGTCAATTCGTCGCAGGGAGGCGGTACAAAAGACACCTGGGTCCTCGAACAATAG
- a CDS encoding lariocidin family lasso peptide, translated as MIKSFIPPTTVKAYGAFLSVVLSKKSRPGDGIHGRGVKGL; from the coding sequence ATGATTAAGTCATTTATTCCCCCCACCACTGTAAAAGCTTACGGCGCCTTTCTTTCCGTAGTGCTTTCCAAGAAGTCGCGCCCCGGCGACGGCATCCACGGGCGCGGGGTCAAGGGCCTCTGA
- a CDS encoding lasso peptide biosynthesis protein, whose amino-acid sequence MSTRDEERLIFLLHALIRTLLVERPVDEAYLGICKSVLPGLVLGEFGAPRSHPAVCDRASLRYLTDICDYIYALDDKEWSYASCYSASIAVQLVALARGVPARIAIGVKRQDAKMVGHAWVELGDAPQASVINPGRVCIDDFKVVKRLDAETALQSWMRKTCDSGRCL is encoded by the coding sequence ATGAGCACGCGCGATGAAGAGCGGCTGATCTTCCTGCTGCACGCACTCATTCGCACGCTGCTCGTCGAGCGTCCCGTCGACGAAGCGTATCTCGGCATCTGCAAGTCGGTATTGCCCGGGCTCGTGCTGGGCGAGTTCGGCGCGCCCCGCAGTCACCCCGCGGTGTGCGACAGGGCCAGCCTGCGCTATCTGACCGACATCTGCGACTACATCTACGCGCTCGACGACAAGGAATGGAGCTACGCGTCGTGCTACTCGGCCAGCATCGCCGTGCAACTCGTCGCGCTTGCGCGCGGCGTGCCAGCGCGTATCGCCATCGGCGTCAAGCGGCAGGATGCCAAGATGGTCGGCCACGCGTGGGTCGAGCTCGGCGATGCCCCGCAGGCTTCTGTCATCAATCCGGGCCGCGTATGCATCGACGATTTCAAAGTCGTCAAACGACTCGATGCTGAAACGGCTCTTCAATCGTGGATGAGGAAAACGTGCGATTCTGGACGCTGCTTGTGA
- a CDS encoding asparagine synthase-related protein — translation MDEENVRFWTLLVNYEAAEAQGYIDKVVSLLREVDVRRVRRKDLDWARLLEIDLELAPRRCPPAAPEPLSGNAVYSGWLRDPCLDRIHSALRDDALVVDPLAAAAVGEFSYAAIGAQGATAATDHYATHPVYYRQGEQGRWIVANDLRLVLAAPDMAVAIDRRACREFLTHTVMVNENELGNGATFFSSVRKLEPGAALEIARDGRSHEIVRRPPGAALPHAVRVASTRQDYVEAFKEVFGQCVRDRMAASPTGLLLSGGIDSSAVLGAALSAGASPPFCVSVAFDDPHLVMSQDDKLVTSLFEACDLPHRIVYADGILRLPTIDDASAYVDGPDSAANPLVKEACAAALRQRGISLVMTGEGGDVVLGEAMHEFIVDGIRESDGMAGVHRYLSRHLGLRPGSRAYCRKLLEAALPYFGHRALRAEARSDARASLPGYLMPALREAESQFRSERGHGRTDRPPSFAPRRFRYVAHRYMHGMLFPRASYFDTLNVQCLNSHPFLDPRMMAFALSCPPHMHHDYFELDRANPYASAKMLARLAYRHELPPAVCAKTHKTSYAGMARRMFHNSGRALYALAAQPMLLEQWGLVDQKTFRRHLCAYIAATEDPNANLGINYHYIRGVCDLEVWLRRFCGTRAEIDAQLAFRPLRALA, via the coding sequence GTGGATGAGGAAAACGTGCGATTCTGGACGCTGCTTGTGAACTACGAGGCGGCCGAAGCACAAGGCTACATCGACAAAGTCGTGTCGCTGCTGCGCGAGGTCGACGTGCGGCGCGTCCGCCGCAAGGATCTGGACTGGGCACGCCTGCTCGAAATCGATCTCGAGCTGGCACCCCGCCGCTGCCCTCCGGCCGCGCCCGAACCGCTGAGCGGCAACGCGGTCTACAGCGGATGGCTGCGGGACCCCTGCCTCGATCGCATCCACTCGGCGCTGCGCGACGATGCACTCGTCGTCGATCCGCTGGCCGCCGCCGCCGTGGGCGAATTCAGCTACGCCGCCATCGGCGCGCAAGGCGCCACGGCGGCGACGGACCACTATGCCACGCACCCTGTCTACTATCGGCAAGGCGAGCAGGGCCGCTGGATCGTCGCCAACGATCTGCGCCTTGTGCTGGCCGCCCCGGATATGGCCGTTGCGATCGACCGCCGCGCCTGCCGCGAGTTTCTCACACACACGGTGATGGTCAACGAAAACGAGCTCGGCAACGGCGCGACTTTCTTCTCCTCGGTACGCAAGCTCGAGCCCGGGGCGGCACTCGAAATCGCCCGGGACGGACGCTCGCATGAAATCGTCCGGCGCCCGCCCGGGGCCGCGCTGCCGCACGCCGTACGCGTGGCTTCCACGCGCCAGGATTACGTCGAGGCATTCAAGGAAGTCTTCGGACAATGCGTACGCGACCGCATGGCGGCGAGCCCGACCGGCCTCCTGCTGAGCGGCGGCATCGATTCGAGTGCGGTGCTTGGTGCCGCGCTATCGGCCGGCGCCAGTCCGCCGTTTTGCGTCAGCGTGGCATTCGACGATCCGCATCTCGTCATGAGCCAGGACGACAAACTTGTCACCTCGCTCTTCGAGGCATGCGACCTTCCGCACCGGATCGTCTACGCGGACGGCATTTTGCGCCTGCCGACGATCGACGACGCGAGCGCCTATGTCGATGGCCCCGATTCGGCGGCGAACCCGCTCGTCAAGGAAGCCTGTGCGGCCGCCCTTCGACAACGCGGCATCTCGCTCGTCATGACGGGCGAAGGCGGAGACGTCGTGCTCGGCGAAGCGATGCACGAGTTCATCGTCGACGGCATACGCGAAAGCGACGGCATGGCCGGCGTGCATCGCTATTTGTCCCGGCACCTAGGCCTGCGTCCCGGCTCGCGCGCGTATTGCCGCAAGCTGCTCGAGGCCGCCCTCCCGTACTTCGGCCATCGCGCGCTGCGCGCCGAGGCGCGCAGCGATGCGCGCGCGTCGCTGCCCGGCTATCTGATGCCCGCACTGCGTGAAGCCGAGTCTCAGTTCAGGTCCGAGCGCGGGCACGGGCGAACGGACCGGCCGCCGTCGTTCGCGCCCCGGCGCTTCCGCTATGTCGCCCACCGCTACATGCACGGGATGCTGTTCCCACGCGCATCGTATTTCGATACCCTTAACGTGCAGTGCCTGAACTCGCATCCGTTCCTCGATCCGCGCATGATGGCGTTTGCACTCAGTTGCCCGCCGCATATGCATCACGACTACTTCGAACTCGACCGCGCGAATCCTTATGCCAGCGCAAAGATGCTCGCCCGGCTTGCCTACCGGCACGAGCTGCCGCCCGCTGTCTGCGCGAAGACGCACAAGACGAGCTATGCCGGCATGGCGCGCCGCATGTTTCACAACAGCGGCCGTGCGCTTTACGCACTGGCCGCGCAGCCGATGCTGCTCGAGCAGTGGGGCCTCGTCGATCAGAAGACATTCCGCCGGCATCTGTGCGCCTACATCGCGGCCACTGAGGATCCGAACGCGAACCTCGGGATCAACTATCACTACATCCGCGGCGTCTGCGATCTCGAGGTGTGGCTGCGCAGGTTTTGCGGCACCCGCGCCGAGATCGATGCCCAACTCGCTTTTCGTCCGTTACGCGCTCTCGCCTGA